From a region of the Solanum stenotomum isolate F172 chromosome 2, ASM1918654v1, whole genome shotgun sequence genome:
- the LOC125856045 gene encoding uncharacterized protein LOC125856045, whose product MNPPSFNGSSITEDPENFVEEVRKWKKGRAEGAPILSWAMFEEDFLGCFFLYELRETKVEEEMLRDRDEFRNKKAKIGNESREQRKICNTSKLDLHNLKVVWHNEVIVLLHVLSVVGNTQGNRAQFSSVDPPNGAAPRGAASGTGGEDNDLYAITSR is encoded by the exons atgaatcctccaagcttcaaTGGTTCAAGCAttactgaggatccagaaaacTTTGTTGAGGAAGTGCGAAAG tggaagaagggtagagctgagggtgCACCAATTCTGAGTTGGGCCATGTTTGAGGAGGATTTCTTGGGTTGTTTCTTTCTCTATGAACTGAGAGAAACCAAG gttgaggaagagaTGCTGAGGGATAGGGACgagtttagaaacaagaaggctaagatAGGGAATGAGTCTAGGGAGCAAAGGA AAATTTGCAACACTTCAAAGCTAGACCTGCACAATCTCAAAGTAGTGTGGCACAATGAGGTAATTGtgctcctgcatgtgctaagtgtggtaggaaacacccag GGAAATAGAGCCCAATTTTCATCAGTTGATCCACCAAATggggctgcacctagaggagctgcTTCAGGTACTGGTGGAGAAGATAACGAcctatatgctatcactagccgctaa